The following are encoded in a window of Mycobacteroides chelonae CCUG 47445 genomic DNA:
- the ilvA gene encoding threonine ammonia-lyase IlvA: MSTAQAVTASDIDAAAKRIDEVVHPTPVQHADRLSALTGANVYLKREDLQSVRSYKLRGAFNLLMQLSDEEKAAGVVCSSAGNHAQGFALACNSMGVHGRVYIPSKTPKQKRQRIIYHGNGFVELIAVGHGYDEAAAAAKADAERTGATLVPAFDDPRTIAGQGTIAAEILDQLEVRPDVVVVPVGGGGCISGITTYLRERAPRVRVVGVEPAGAACMAAAMRAGGPVPLDHVDPFVDGCAVQVAGAVPYRLLAAAGETLTLMTVDEGAACTAMLELYQNEGIIAEPAGALSVAALSELDLAPGETVVCLISGGNNDVSRYGEILERSLVHLGLKHYFLVDFPQEPGALRRFLGDILGPNDDITLFEYVKRNNREMGAALVGIELSNAEDLAGLLDRMYASDLDIERLEPDSAAFRYLT; the protein is encoded by the coding sequence TTGAGCACGGCTCAGGCCGTCACCGCCAGCGATATCGATGCGGCGGCCAAGCGCATCGACGAGGTGGTGCACCCGACTCCCGTCCAGCACGCCGATCGTCTCTCGGCACTCACCGGGGCCAACGTCTATCTCAAACGTGAAGATCTGCAATCGGTTCGCTCGTACAAACTGCGTGGTGCGTTCAACCTCCTGATGCAGCTCAGCGACGAGGAGAAGGCTGCCGGCGTCGTGTGCTCCAGCGCTGGAAACCACGCCCAGGGGTTCGCGTTGGCCTGCAACTCGATGGGTGTACACGGGCGCGTGTACATCCCCAGCAAGACTCCGAAGCAGAAGCGGCAACGGATCATCTATCACGGCAACGGGTTCGTTGAGCTCATCGCCGTCGGGCACGGCTACGACGAGGCGGCCGCGGCGGCCAAGGCAGACGCCGAACGCACCGGAGCCACCCTGGTCCCGGCGTTCGACGATCCACGGACTATCGCCGGGCAGGGCACCATTGCCGCCGAGATCCTTGACCAGCTCGAGGTCCGGCCGGACGTTGTGGTGGTCCCGGTCGGTGGCGGCGGGTGTATCTCCGGGATTACCACCTACCTGCGGGAACGGGCTCCTCGGGTACGGGTCGTCGGTGTCGAGCCGGCCGGTGCCGCGTGCATGGCGGCCGCGATGCGGGCGGGTGGGCCGGTCCCACTCGATCATGTCGATCCGTTCGTCGACGGCTGTGCGGTGCAGGTGGCCGGCGCGGTTCCGTACCGGCTGCTGGCCGCTGCCGGAGAGACATTGACGTTGATGACCGTCGACGAGGGTGCCGCCTGCACGGCCATGCTCGAGCTGTACCAGAACGAGGGCATCATCGCCGAGCCCGCCGGCGCCCTGTCGGTCGCCGCGCTGTCAGAACTGGATCTGGCCCCGGGTGAGACGGTTGTCTGCCTGATTTCCGGTGGTAACAACGATGTGTCGCGGTACGGCGAGATCCTGGAGCGCTCATTGGTGCACCTGGGGCTCAAGCACTACTTCCTGGTCGACTTCCCGCAGGAGCCGGGTGCGTTGCGCCGATTCCTGGGCGACATACTCGGGCCCAACGATGACATCACGCTGTTCGAGTACGTCAAGCGGAACAACCGCGAGATGGGTGCCGCCCTGGTGGGCATCGAGCTCAGCAATGCCGAGGATCTCGCGGGCCTGCTGGACCGCATGTACGCGTCGGACCTCGATATCGAACGGCTGGAACCGGATTCGGCGG
- a CDS encoding nitroreductase family deazaflavin-dependent oxidoreductase yields the protein MPLTGEYEPSGLDWSQKQVAKIIESGTTDGITIADMPVILLTTLGAKSGKLRKIALMRVEHNGEYAIVASLGGAPKNPVWYYNVKENPLVELQDGSTTRDYQAREVVGDEKAQWWDRAVEAYPPYAEYQTKTDRQIPVFVLTPVS from the coding sequence ATGCCATTAACCGGTGAATACGAACCCAGTGGACTCGATTGGTCGCAGAAGCAGGTGGCCAAGATTATCGAGAGTGGGACCACCGACGGCATCACCATCGCGGACATGCCGGTGATCCTGCTGACCACACTGGGCGCGAAGTCCGGCAAGCTGCGCAAGATCGCCCTGATGCGGGTCGAGCACAACGGCGAGTACGCCATCGTGGCCTCGCTCGGCGGTGCACCCAAGAACCCCGTCTGGTACTACAACGTCAAAGAGAACCCGCTGGTCGAGCTGCAGGACGGCAGCACCACTAGGGACTACCAGGCGCGCGAGGTGGTCGGCGACGAGAAGGCACAGTGGTGGGATCGCGCCGTCGAGGCCTACCCGCCGTACGCGGAATACCAAACCAAGACCGACCGTCAGATCCCGGTTTTCGTGCTGACACCTGTCTCTTGA
- a CDS encoding DUF6498-containing protein, producing MPQGSTTTSEVPGTLNRILHLATMLAVNAIPLTGWFVGGWTAGTTLAVYWFETVVASLFVALRALLHKRWSPRHGHFRYEAPGPDQSYSRTSFIKGFLFTTLIFSAAHGFFLAVIVLLLTHNGKAALIGIDWHTVAFGCLQVLIALAVDFLIDLPSLRRWSFWQLEVMASRGFMRVAVVHLTLIFGMFAVAVTDAPSALFGVFVVLKTMYSLSVTFPQWEPATPPRWLSRAMNRIPSARPGLTFEQQWAKDRNAEAARRKKNEEPWTGTRR from the coding sequence ATCCCGCAGGGCTCGACCACGACATCGGAGGTCCCCGGGACTCTCAACCGGATTCTGCACCTGGCCACGATGCTCGCGGTCAACGCGATTCCCCTCACCGGCTGGTTCGTGGGCGGGTGGACCGCCGGCACGACGCTGGCGGTCTACTGGTTCGAGACCGTGGTGGCGTCCCTGTTCGTCGCACTCCGGGCACTTCTTCACAAGCGGTGGAGTCCGCGCCACGGGCACTTCCGGTACGAGGCACCCGGGCCGGATCAGAGCTACTCGCGAACTTCCTTCATCAAGGGATTCCTCTTCACGACTCTCATCTTTTCGGCGGCGCACGGGTTCTTCCTGGCCGTCATCGTGTTGCTCCTCACCCACAACGGCAAGGCCGCACTGATCGGCATCGATTGGCACACTGTCGCGTTCGGATGCCTGCAGGTTCTTATCGCGCTGGCCGTCGACTTTCTGATCGATCTGCCATCACTGCGCCGCTGGTCTTTCTGGCAGCTGGAGGTGATGGCAAGCCGTGGCTTCATGCGCGTTGCCGTCGTGCACCTCACCTTGATTTTCGGGATGTTCGCGGTCGCGGTTACCGACGCGCCCTCGGCGCTGTTCGGCGTGTTCGTCGTCCTGAAGACCATGTATTCGCTCAGTGTCACGTTCCCGCAATGGGAGCCGGCCACCCCGCCGCGCTGGCTCAGCCGGGCGATGAACCGGATTCCCAGCGCACGGCCGGGACTGACCTTCGAGCAGCAATGGGCCAAGGACCGGAACGCAGAGGCGGCGCGGCGGAAGAAGAACGAAGAGCCCTGGACAGGGACGCGGCGTTGA
- a CDS encoding DUF5313 domain-containing protein, with the protein MTTDRPTAGQYITYAYGKRLPDSMRDWVTNDLSGPGAVRRHMIRYVIPPHFILAPFWLLPGGLLLHVAITLPIYVWAILMTHALNKIWRRYRLAQHDLDPKLADIGNREKHARKHQTYAQRYGARPESTDTYSSSDPI; encoded by the coding sequence ATGACAACGGATCGGCCCACCGCAGGGCAGTACATCACCTACGCCTACGGAAAGCGCTTGCCCGACTCGATGCGGGACTGGGTGACCAACGATCTGTCCGGCCCCGGTGCGGTGCGGCGGCACATGATCCGGTACGTGATCCCGCCGCATTTCATCCTGGCGCCGTTCTGGCTTCTGCCGGGTGGACTGCTCTTGCATGTAGCGATCACCCTGCCCATCTACGTCTGGGCGATCCTGATGACCCACGCTCTCAACAAGATCTGGCGCCGCTACCGGTTGGCCCAGCACGATCTGGACCCGAAACTCGCCGATATCGGTAACCGCGAAAAGCATGCGCGCAAGCACCAGACATACGCCCAGCGCTACGGCGCGCGCCCGGAGTCGACCGACACCTACTCCAGCAGCGACCCCATCTGA
- a CDS encoding ArsR/SmtB family transcription factor: protein MDARQPLYRMKADFFKTLGHPVRIRVLELLSERDQAVSEMLPEVGIEAANLSQQLAVLRRAGLVTARREGLSVLYTLTSPRVAELLATARKILTGVVADQAEWLDSADPVVPELADATATRHAQA from the coding sequence ATGGATGCGCGTCAACCGCTGTACCGAATGAAGGCGGACTTCTTCAAGACATTGGGCCATCCGGTGCGGATTCGGGTGCTGGAGCTGCTCAGCGAGCGCGATCAAGCGGTGTCCGAAATGCTGCCCGAAGTGGGTATCGAGGCGGCCAACCTGTCGCAGCAGCTGGCCGTGCTACGGCGTGCCGGCCTGGTGACCGCCCGCCGCGAAGGACTGTCCGTGCTGTACACACTGACCTCACCGCGCGTAGCCGAGTTACTGGCGACCGCACGCAAAATCTTGACCGGTGTAGTGGCCGATCAAGCCGAATGGCTCGACTCCGCCGATCCCGTCGTGCCCGAGCTCGCCGATGCCACAGCGACCCGACACGCGCAGGCTTAG
- the dnaE gene encoding DNA polymerase III subunit alpha yields MSSSNSSFVHLHNHTEYSMLDGAAKIKPMLAEVERLGMTAVGMTDHGNMYGASEFYNVASATGVKPIIGIEAYIAPASRFDTKRVFWGDPGQKSDDVSGSGSYTHMTMVAENATGLRNLFKLSSLASFEGQLGKWARMDAELIAEHASGIIATTGCPSGEVQTRLRLGQEAEALEAAAKWQQIFGKENFFLELMDHGLSIERRVREGLLELGKKLGIPPLATNDCHYVTKDHSHNHEALLCVQTGKTMSDPTRFKFDGDGYFLKPASEMRDLWDDAVPGACDNTLLIAERVQSYEDVWSFKDRMPVFPVPEGEDQDSWLRKEVDRGLERRFDGVPGGVPEEYFTRAHYELDVIKQKGFPAYFLVVGDLVTHAKEVGIRVGPGRGSAAGSLVAYALGITNIDPIPHGLLFERFLNPERPSAPDIDIDFDDRRRGEMVRYATDKWGSDRVAQVITFGTIKTKAALKDSARIHYGQPGFAIADRITKALPPPIMAKDIPLSGITDPEHERYKEAAEVRTLIDTDPDVRTIYQTARGLEGLIRNAGVHACAVIMSSEPLTDAIPLWRRAQDGAIITGWDYPSCEAIGLLKMDFLGLRNLTVIGDALDNIKANRGIDLDLDHLPLEDPATYELLSRGDTLGVFQLDGGPMRDLLRRMQPTGFNDIVAVLALYRPGPMGMNAHNDYADRKNGRQPIKPIHPELEEPLKDILSETYGLIVYQEQIMFIAQKVASYSMGKADALRKAMGKKKLEVLEAEYKGFYEGMTNNGFSEKAVKALWDTILPFAGYAFNKSHAAGYGLVSFWTAYLKANYPGEYMAGLLTSVGDDKDKAAVYLADCRRLGITVLPPDVNESVHNFASVGEDIRYGLGGVRNVGANVVQSLIATRESKGAFTDFSDYLHKIDIAACNKKVTESLVKAGAFDSLGHSRKGLFLVQSDAVDSVLGTKKAEAMGQFDLFGGAGDDDADASSVFAIKVPDEEWEEKHKLALEREMLGLYVSGHPLNGVAHLLGRQTDTQIPTILEGDIANDTQVRVGGILASVNRRVNKNGMPWASAQLEDLTGGIEVLFFPQAYSVYGAEIADDAVVLVNAKVAIRDDRISLIANDLVVPDFSQASDDRPVAVTLPTRQCTIDKVTALKQVLARHPGTNQVHLRLISGERVTTLELDQSLRVTPSSALMGDLKALLGPGCLGG; encoded by the coding sequence GTGAGCTCCTCGAATTCTTCGTTCGTGCACCTGCACAACCACACCGAGTACTCGATGCTCGATGGTGCGGCGAAGATCAAGCCGATGCTTGCCGAGGTTGAGCGCCTCGGCATGACGGCGGTCGGCATGACCGACCACGGCAACATGTACGGCGCCAGCGAGTTTTACAACGTCGCCAGCGCGACCGGGGTCAAGCCCATCATCGGCATCGAGGCCTACATCGCGCCGGCCTCTCGGTTCGACACCAAGCGTGTCTTCTGGGGCGATCCGGGGCAGAAGTCCGATGACGTGTCCGGTTCGGGTTCCTACACCCACATGACGATGGTCGCCGAGAACGCGACAGGACTGCGCAACCTGTTCAAGTTGTCCTCACTGGCCTCATTCGAGGGCCAGCTGGGTAAATGGGCGCGCATGGACGCCGAGCTCATTGCCGAGCACGCCAGCGGCATCATCGCCACCACCGGATGTCCTTCCGGTGAAGTGCAGACCCGGCTCCGTCTCGGTCAGGAGGCCGAGGCACTCGAAGCCGCCGCCAAATGGCAGCAGATCTTCGGCAAGGAGAACTTCTTCCTGGAGCTGATGGACCACGGGCTGTCCATCGAACGCCGGGTGCGCGAGGGACTGCTGGAGTTGGGCAAGAAGCTCGGCATACCTCCGCTGGCCACCAACGACTGCCACTACGTCACCAAGGACCACTCGCACAACCACGAAGCACTGCTGTGTGTGCAGACCGGCAAGACCATGTCGGACCCCACGCGCTTCAAGTTCGACGGTGATGGCTACTTCCTGAAGCCGGCGTCCGAGATGCGCGACCTCTGGGATGACGCCGTGCCCGGCGCGTGTGACAACACCCTGCTCATCGCCGAGCGGGTGCAGTCGTACGAAGACGTCTGGAGCTTCAAGGACCGCATGCCGGTGTTCCCGGTGCCCGAGGGTGAAGACCAGGACTCCTGGCTGCGCAAGGAGGTGGACCGTGGACTGGAGCGTCGCTTCGACGGCGTCCCCGGCGGGGTACCCGAGGAGTACTTCACCCGTGCGCACTACGAGCTGGACGTCATCAAGCAGAAGGGTTTCCCCGCATACTTCCTGGTCGTCGGGGACTTGGTCACCCATGCCAAGGAAGTCGGAATCAGGGTGGGCCCGGGCCGTGGATCGGCGGCCGGATCGCTCGTCGCCTACGCGCTTGGGATCACCAACATCGACCCCATCCCACACGGGCTGCTGTTCGAGCGCTTCCTGAATCCGGAACGACCGTCGGCACCCGATATCGATATCGACTTCGACGACCGTCGCCGCGGTGAGATGGTTCGGTACGCCACGGACAAGTGGGGCAGCGACCGGGTCGCGCAGGTCATCACCTTCGGCACCATTAAGACCAAGGCGGCGCTGAAGGACTCCGCGCGTATCCACTACGGCCAGCCCGGATTCGCCATCGCCGACCGGATCACCAAGGCGCTGCCACCGCCCATCATGGCCAAGGACATTCCGCTTTCGGGTATCACCGACCCCGAACACGAGCGGTACAAAGAGGCCGCCGAGGTTCGCACCCTGATCGACACCGATCCCGATGTGCGGACCATCTATCAGACCGCCCGCGGTCTGGAAGGCCTGATCCGCAACGCCGGTGTGCACGCCTGTGCCGTCATCATGAGCTCGGAGCCACTCACCGACGCCATTCCGCTGTGGCGGCGCGCGCAGGACGGCGCCATCATCACCGGCTGGGACTATCCTTCGTGTGAGGCCATCGGCCTGCTGAAGATGGACTTTCTGGGGTTGCGCAACCTGACCGTCATCGGTGATGCGCTGGACAACATCAAGGCCAACAGGGGCATCGATCTGGACCTGGATCATCTGCCGCTGGAAGATCCGGCCACGTACGAATTGCTCTCCCGCGGTGACACTCTCGGCGTGTTCCAGCTCGACGGCGGGCCCATGCGGGATCTGCTGCGTCGTATGCAGCCCACCGGATTCAACGACATCGTCGCCGTGCTGGCGCTGTACCGCCCCGGCCCGATGGGCATGAACGCCCACAACGACTACGCCGACCGCAAGAACGGTCGCCAGCCCATCAAGCCGATTCACCCCGAGCTGGAGGAGCCGCTCAAGGACATCCTCTCGGAGACCTACGGTCTGATCGTCTACCAAGAGCAGATCATGTTCATCGCCCAGAAGGTCGCCTCGTACTCCATGGGTAAGGCCGACGCGCTCCGTAAGGCCATGGGCAAGAAGAAGCTTGAAGTCCTGGAGGCCGAGTACAAGGGCTTCTACGAGGGGATGACCAACAACGGCTTCTCCGAGAAGGCCGTCAAGGCACTGTGGGACACCATTCTTCCGTTCGCCGGATACGCGTTCAACAAGTCGCACGCCGCCGGCTACGGATTGGTGTCGTTCTGGACCGCCTACCTCAAGGCCAACTACCCCGGCGAGTACATGGCCGGGCTGCTTACCTCCGTGGGTGACGACAAGGACAAGGCGGCCGTCTACCTCGCCGATTGCCGTCGTCTGGGCATCACGGTGTTGCCGCCGGACGTCAACGAGTCGGTCCACAACTTCGCCTCGGTGGGGGAGGACATCCGATACGGGCTCGGTGGCGTTCGAAATGTCGGCGCCAATGTGGTGCAGTCCCTGATCGCGACCCGGGAATCGAAGGGCGCCTTCACCGATTTCTCGGACTATCTGCACAAGATCGACATCGCGGCCTGCAATAAGAAGGTCACGGAATCGCTGGTGAAGGCCGGAGCCTTTGACTCGCTGGGGCATTCCCGCAAGGGGCTTTTTCTCGTCCAGTCCGATGCCGTCGACTCGGTGTTGGGCACCAAGAAAGCCGAAGCCATGGGGCAGTTCGACCTCTTCGGCGGTGCCGGCGATGACGACGCCGACGCATCCAGCGTGTTCGCCATCAAGGTGCCCGACGAGGAATGGGAAGAGAAGCATAAGCTCGCGCTCGAGCGAGAGATGCTGGGGCTTTATGTATCCGGGCACCCGCTCAACGGGGTGGCGCACCTGCTGGGCCGCCAGACCGACACCCAGATTCCCACGATCCTCGAAGGCGACATCGCCAACGACACTCAGGTGCGCGTGGGCGGAATCCTCGCCTCGGTCAACCGTCGGGTCAACAAGAACGGAATGCCCTGGGCTTCCGCGCAACTCGAGGACCTAACCGGTGGCATCGAGGTGCTCTTCTTCCCGCAGGCCTATTCGGTGTACGGTGCCGAGATCGCCGATGACGCGGTCGTTCTGGTGAACGCGAAGGTGGCGATCCGCGATGACCGGATTTCACTGATTGCCAATGACCTTGTGGTGCCCGACTTCTCGCAGGCTTCCGATGATCGTCCGGTTGCGGTCACGCTGCCGACGCGACAGTGCACCATCGACAAGGTGACCGCACTCAAGCAGGTGCTGGCGCGGCATCCCGGGACCAACCAGGTCCATCTGCGGTTGATCAGCGGAGAGCGTGTCACCACTCTCGAACTCGATCAGTCGCTTCGGGTCACGCCCTCATCGGCTCTGATGGGTGACCTCAAGGCGCTACTCGGGCCCGGCTGCCTGGGCGGCTAA
- the rarD gene encoding EamA family transporter RarD, producing MSGIVAAPEENRLKSGYLFGAAAYFMWGLFPAFFPLLKPASALEILAHRMIWTLLLMVIVVAVSGRLRDLIAMGPRNWFLLAGASALIALNWGVYIYAVNSGHVLDAALGYFVNPLVTVLLGVLIFREPLSRWQLLALVLAVTAVIVLTINYGQLPVITLVLAVSFAGYGAIKKTVTVDPRVSLTAEGIVAAPFALAYVAFLGLAGQQHFLGYTHGHTALIVFSGVVTALPLLMFGIAAQRIPLVTLGLLQYLTPSLQMLWGVLVKHEAMPPERWAGFALIWAALVVFTVDAVLSARRVRPATT from the coding sequence ATGAGTGGGATCGTCGCCGCTCCCGAAGAGAATCGTCTGAAGTCCGGATACCTGTTCGGTGCGGCCGCCTATTTCATGTGGGGATTGTTTCCCGCGTTCTTCCCTCTGCTGAAGCCGGCCAGTGCGCTGGAGATCCTGGCGCACCGGATGATCTGGACGCTGCTGCTGATGGTGATCGTCGTCGCCGTTTCCGGGCGATTGCGCGATCTCATCGCGATGGGGCCGCGCAACTGGTTCCTCCTCGCGGGTGCCTCGGCTCTCATCGCCCTCAACTGGGGTGTCTACATCTATGCCGTCAACTCGGGGCATGTCCTGGACGCCGCGCTCGGATACTTCGTCAACCCGTTGGTGACGGTGTTGTTGGGTGTGCTGATCTTCCGGGAGCCGCTCAGCCGATGGCAGTTGCTGGCCCTGGTACTGGCAGTCACGGCAGTCATCGTGCTCACGATCAACTACGGGCAGCTGCCGGTCATCACCTTGGTCCTGGCCGTCTCGTTCGCCGGGTACGGAGCCATCAAGAAGACGGTGACTGTCGATCCGCGGGTGAGCCTGACGGCCGAGGGAATCGTCGCGGCACCGTTCGCGCTGGCCTATGTGGCGTTTCTCGGTCTCGCCGGGCAGCAGCACTTCCTTGGCTATACCCACGGTCACACCGCGCTGATCGTGTTCAGCGGTGTGGTGACAGCGCTGCCGCTGCTGATGTTCGGAATTGCGGCACAACGCATTCCACTGGTTACCCTTGGGTTGCTGCAGTACCTGACACCATCGCTGCAGATGCTCTGGGGTGTGCTGGTCAAGCATGAGGCGATGCCCCCGGAGCGGTGGGCCGGCTTTGCGCTGATCTGGGCGGCGCTGGTCGTCTTCACGGTCGACGCGGTGCTCAGTGCGCGCCGGGTGCGGCCCGCCACGACCTGA
- a CDS encoding RluA family pseudouridine synthase: MTSRSLPVPDGLSGMRVDAGLARLLGLSRTAAATLAEEGAVLLDGVAVTKSEKLTAGTWLEVTLPEPKAPPENRVEAIEGMKILYADDDLVAVDKPAGVAAHASVGWSGPTVLGGLAAAGFRMTTSGVPERKGIVHRLDVGTSGVMVVALSEKAYTELKRAFKYRRVEKRYHALVQGHPDPSSGTIDAPIGRHRGHDWKFAVVEDGRHSITHYDTLEAFVAASLLDIHLETGRTHQIRVHFSAIKHPCCGDLTYGADPTLAAKLGLERQWLHAKSLAFTHPGDGRWMEITSEYPDDLAHALDVLR; this comes from the coding sequence ATGACCTCGCGTTCCCTGCCGGTGCCCGACGGTCTGTCCGGCATGCGGGTCGACGCCGGGCTGGCACGCCTGCTCGGGCTGTCGCGCACGGCCGCGGCAACTCTCGCCGAAGAGGGCGCGGTGCTTCTCGATGGGGTTGCGGTCACCAAGTCCGAGAAACTCACCGCGGGCACCTGGCTAGAGGTCACCCTCCCCGAACCCAAGGCCCCGCCGGAGAATCGGGTCGAGGCCATCGAGGGCATGAAGATTCTCTACGCCGATGACGATCTGGTCGCCGTCGACAAACCAGCGGGCGTCGCGGCCCATGCCTCTGTCGGCTGGAGCGGTCCCACCGTGCTCGGCGGGCTCGCCGCCGCCGGGTTCCGGATGACTACGTCCGGTGTGCCCGAACGCAAGGGAATCGTGCACCGCCTGGACGTCGGAACCTCGGGCGTCATGGTTGTCGCGTTGTCGGAGAAGGCTTACACCGAGCTCAAACGCGCCTTCAAGTACCGGCGCGTCGAGAAGCGCTATCACGCTCTCGTACAAGGACATCCGGACCCGTCCAGCGGCACCATCGATGCCCCCATCGGGCGGCACCGGGGACACGACTGGAAGTTCGCCGTGGTCGAGGACGGGCGTCATTCGATCACCCACTACGACACCCTTGAGGCGTTCGTGGCGGCCAGCCTGTTGGACATACATCTGGAAACCGGTCGCACCCACCAGATCCGGGTGCATTTCTCGGCCATCAAACATCCCTGCTGCGGTGATCTGACCTATGGCGCGGATCCGACGCTGGCTGCCAAGCTCGGGCTGGAACGGCAATGGCTGCACGCCAAGTCGCTGGCCTTCACACATCCGGGCGATGGTCGCTGGATGGAAATCACCAGCGAGTATCCGGACGATCTGGCGCACGCGCTCGACGTCCTGCGATGA
- the lspA gene encoding signal peptidase II, with protein MMGGVSDEPQTAPKPKRRIKLLLIVAAVVLAVDVVSKVLAVRLLQPGKPVPIIGDTVSWTLVRNSGAAFSFATGYTWVLTLIAMSVVVGILLIGRRLVSTWWAIGLGMILGGALGNLVDRFFRGPGPLRGHVVDFLSVGWWPVFNVADPAVVGGAILLVALSLFGYDYDSDERSTRGASTTDERSTRGASSTDDETTPDDADAQASQIKPT; from the coding sequence ATGATGGGTGGCGTGAGTGACGAGCCCCAGACCGCCCCGAAGCCCAAGCGGCGGATAAAACTGCTGCTCATCGTGGCGGCGGTGGTGCTCGCGGTGGATGTCGTCAGCAAGGTTCTGGCCGTCAGACTGCTGCAGCCTGGCAAGCCAGTGCCCATCATCGGCGACACCGTCAGCTGGACGCTGGTGCGTAACTCGGGCGCCGCGTTCTCCTTTGCCACCGGATACACCTGGGTGCTGACCCTCATCGCCATGTCGGTCGTGGTGGGAATCCTGCTCATCGGACGCCGGTTGGTCTCCACGTGGTGGGCGATCGGTTTGGGCATGATCCTCGGCGGCGCGCTGGGCAATCTCGTCGACAGGTTCTTTCGGGGACCGGGACCGCTGCGCGGTCACGTGGTCGACTTCCTCTCGGTGGGGTGGTGGCCGGTCTTCAATGTGGCCGATCCGGCGGTGGTAGGTGGGGCGATCCTGCTGGTGGCGCTGTCACTGTTCGGCTACGACTACGACTCCGACGAGCGCTCGACGCGAGGAGCATCGACCACGGACGAGCGCTCGACGCGAGGAGCATCGAGCACAGACGACGAGACGACGCCGGACGACGCCGACGCGCAGGCTTCCCAGATCAAGCCGACATGA
- a CDS encoding asparaginase has protein sequence MTTGGTIATEVGSDGIARHRSSGDDLLAASGYGEVMVDDLMTIDSSEMTPQRWQQIAASIRAHVAGGASGVVIAHGTDTLEETALWLALTCAVQVPVVLTGAQRSGDHPESDGPGNLRDALTVAASGEALGVVVCFAGQVYAAPGLRKIDLANPAGFAGTTTVGHVRDGVFVRSGDALAPFLGTVTRAALPRVDIVSLYPGADAVALDSYVRAGAQGLVLESMGAGNANDAVIETVSRLVENGIRVLVTTRVPGGELAAGYAPGQRLIDAGAVVVPRLRSAQARVLLIAALATGSDLRAVVDRLG, from the coding sequence CTGACCACCGGCGGAACCATCGCGACCGAGGTCGGCAGTGACGGCATCGCCCGGCACCGCAGTTCGGGCGATGACCTACTCGCGGCATCAGGGTACGGCGAGGTCATGGTCGACGATCTGATGACGATCGACAGTTCGGAAATGACGCCGCAGCGCTGGCAGCAGATCGCCGCGTCCATCCGCGCCCATGTCGCCGGCGGCGCCTCCGGAGTCGTCATCGCGCACGGCACGGACACCTTGGAGGAGACGGCACTCTGGCTCGCGTTGACCTGCGCGGTTCAGGTGCCCGTCGTGCTGACCGGGGCGCAGCGCAGTGGCGACCACCCCGAATCCGACGGTCCGGGAAACCTTCGCGATGCGCTGACAGTGGCCGCAAGTGGAGAGGCTCTGGGTGTGGTGGTGTGCTTCGCCGGGCAGGTGTATGCGGCGCCGGGCCTGCGCAAGATCGATCTGGCCAATCCCGCCGGATTCGCCGGTACCACCACTGTCGGGCATGTGCGCGACGGCGTGTTCGTTCGCAGCGGCGATGCCCTCGCACCATTCCTCGGCACCGTGACCCGCGCCGCGTTACCCCGCGTCGACATCGTGAGCCTTTATCCGGGCGCCGACGCAGTGGCGCTCGACTCCTACGTGCGTGCCGGCGCCCAGGGACTGGTGCTCGAATCGATGGGCGCGGGCAATGCCAATGATGCTGTCATCGAGACGGTTTCGCGTCTCGTCGAGAACGGGATACGGGTGCTGGTGACCACCCGGGTGCCGGGCGGGGAGCTGGCGGCTGGATATGCGCCGGGCCAGAGATTGATCGATGCCGGCGCGGTGGTGGTGCCCCGGCTACGTTCCGCACAGGCGCGCGTGCTGTTGATTGCGGCACTGGCCACCGGATCAGATCTCCGCGCCGTCGTCGACCGGCTCGGCTGA